The genomic segment CAGTAGTCTCCTCGTGTGCAGATTCTAGTTCACCCTTTTCCCTCTTCTCACCACCAACTCCAACGGATTTACCAGATACATTTTTCCATTCCATCAAAAAACTCCGCACCTCTTCACTGCTTGCAAAATCCACAGGAGTTTTTCCAGCCTTGTTCTTTGCATCCAGATTTGCACCTTTCTTCACCAAATACTTGATGAGTTCGAGGTGAGAACCTTGAGCTGCATAATGAAGAGCAGTCATGCCCTTACGATTATAAGATTTGATGGAGACTCCGGATGTATGAAGAATCTTGACAACCTCAAGATGACCCTTTTGAGCAGCAAAATGAATGGCACCCATGTCATCCATGGCAGCAGCACCGATATCGGCCTTGTTGTTGCAGAGATAATTTACAACCTCGGCATGGCCAGACCATGCTGCTAGATGTAATCTATGGTTCAGTATCACTTAAGTATAACGTATACTAATTACAGGATGAAAAACCGGGACATGGAAATATAAGAAAATGTTCATACTAACAGTAAATTCAATGGTGGCATACACTGTACACTAAG from the Primulina eburnea isolate SZY01 chromosome 3, ASM2296580v1, whole genome shotgun sequence genome contains:
- the LOC140825104 gene encoding uncharacterized protein isoform X2, translating into MKIRVKKRKLLSVQSWSGHAEVVNYLCNNKADIGAAAMDDMGAIHFAAQKGHLEVVKILHTSGVSIKSYNRKGMTALHYAAQGSHLELIKYLVKKGANLDAKNKAGKTPVDFASSEEVRSFLMEWKNVSGKSVGVGGEKREKGELESAHEETTESVDDALDGDKIAEDDLDGDKIAEDENDETLKRKGVEETRENQPEAKKSKVSLNHLLAADDTQEEGEDT
- the LOC140825104 gene encoding uncharacterized protein isoform X1, which encodes MGKKPTAADANFKDENLHEAARSGDMEAVQAVCSANPLAVNSRDRHSRTPLHLAAWSGHAEVVNYLCNNKADIGAAAMDDMGAIHFAAQKGHLEVVKILHTSGVSIKSYNRKGMTALHYAAQGSHLELIKYLVKKGANLDAKNKAGKTPVDFASSEEVRSFLMEWKNVSGKSVGVGGEKREKGELESAHEETTESVDDALDGDKIAEDDLDGDKIAEDENDETLKRKGVEETRENQPEAKKSKVSLNHLLAADDTQEEGEDT